Proteins encoded in a region of the Candidatus Brocadia sp. genome:
- a CDS encoding response regulator — protein sequence MMDKRKRVLLVERDNILSYSIRNILKKDIYDVDFAFDAKEALAKIQNTITDLVLFDCDSLGVKISEFISLMRVSAGNIPGMMAVINSTDGFCCLNYTRLAVDDVITKPLNLSELQYRVYRILEQKSGVRLFDTNKSDSETILEMLKTASSTQSSKEILHTIVKKIAVLTDATCCSVFRVACTEKFARLIASHNVRDIHSEIMLDNYPEIRKALEIKDTVIVRSIFHNPVMKNAQEQIKSLKDNTSIAIPILLKENVIGILFLRSIREDKFFNESTLKFLKAVAYIIANILDNAFLSENLESTRLQLTQSEKLRTVVELATGVVHNFNNVLSGILGHIQMLLSRNVDAAICERLQTIEKLVLDGSDAVRRVQEFTGICTSKDFTTININEIVNDVVRMTEPKWSGGSNNTGITLRLDIDSAKTPMVEGNVSELREVFTNILFNAVDAMPNGGKLTIQTRTNRGRVSVCFFDTGEGMSKETKKKVFDPFFTTKGSKGMGLGMSVAYEIINRHNGQIIIDSELGVGTIVTVQFPVSKKLMRKTENTSYLKKGGKTKILLPENNVVAVDALAENFVN from the coding sequence ATGATGGATAAACGGAAAAGGGTGTTGTTGGTAGAAAGAGATAATATCCTTTCTTACAGCATACGAAATATACTAAAAAAAGATATATATGATGTGGATTTTGCTTTTGATGCTAAAGAAGCACTTGCAAAAATTCAAAATACTATAACAGATCTGGTCTTATTTGATTGCGATTCTTTAGGGGTAAAGATATCTGAATTCATTTCTTTAATGAGAGTCTCTGCCGGTAACATACCGGGTATGATGGCAGTGATAAATAGTACGGATGGCTTCTGTTGCCTCAATTATACCCGGCTGGCAGTAGATGATGTGATCACCAAACCACTGAATTTGAGTGAATTACAATACCGTGTCTATCGAATTCTTGAGCAGAAGAGTGGTGTAAGATTATTCGATACAAACAAATCTGACTCTGAAACGATTCTGGAAATGTTAAAAACCGCATCCTCTACGCAAAGTAGCAAGGAAATTCTGCATACCATTGTTAAAAAAATTGCTGTCCTTACGGATGCTACTTGTTGTTCTGTCTTCCGTGTGGCTTGTACTGAGAAATTTGCCAGGTTAATAGCTTCTCATAATGTCCGGGACATACATTCCGAAATAATGCTCGACAATTATCCAGAGATAAGGAAAGCATTGGAAATTAAAGATACAGTAATTGTCCGCTCTATTTTTCATAATCCAGTAATGAAGAACGCACAGGAGCAAATAAAGTCTCTGAAGGATAACACAAGTATTGCTATTCCTATTCTATTGAAAGAAAATGTCATCGGAATCCTTTTCTTAAGAAGTATTCGAGAGGATAAATTCTTCAATGAAAGTACACTAAAGTTTTTGAAAGCGGTGGCATATATTATTGCGAATATCCTCGATAATGCCTTTCTTTCTGAAAATTTAGAGTCTACGAGATTGCAATTGACGCAATCTGAAAAATTAAGGACAGTGGTTGAATTAGCTACTGGTGTAGTACACAATTTTAATAATGTACTGAGCGGTATTCTCGGTCATATCCAAATGTTACTTTCCCGGAATGTCGATGCTGCAATTTGTGAACGTTTGCAAACTATTGAAAAACTGGTATTAGACGGAAGCGATGCCGTGAGAAGGGTCCAGGAATTTACAGGAATTTGTACTTCAAAGGATTTTACCACAATCAATATCAACGAGATTGTAAATGATGTCGTTAGAATGACGGAGCCAAAATGGTCTGGAGGCTCAAATAATACTGGAATAACGTTACGGCTTGACATTGATTCTGCAAAAACTCCTATGGTAGAAGGAAACGTTTCGGAATTAAGAGAGGTTTTTACCAATATCCTGTTTAACGCTGTTGATGCCATGCCCAATGGAGGAAAACTCACGATTCAAACAAGGACGAATAGGGGGCGCGTTTCTGTTTGTTTCTTTGATACGGGTGAAGGTATGTCTAAAGAAACAAAGAAGAAGGTATTTGACCCGTTTTTTACGACAAAAGGATCCAAGGGTATGGGATTGGGGATGAGTGTTGCATATGAAATAATTAATAGACACAACGGTCAAATTATTATTGATAGCGAGCTTGGTGTTGGCACTATTGTTACGGTGCAATTTCCCGTATCCAAAAAACTCATGAGGAAAACGGAGAATACATCCTATCTTAAAAAGGGTGGAAAAACAAAGATACTTCTCCCGGAAAATAATGTGGTTGCTGTGGATGCTCTGGCTGAGAATTTCGTAAATTAA
- a CDS encoding phospho-N-acetylmuramoyl-pentapeptide-transferase, with protein sequence MLYNLFSSIHSLEIFKYISSRSCLAAFTAFFISILFGRWFIKKLRALKVGEDTTKKDSEELKRMHFDKKNTPTMGGIIVIVSILISTLLWCNIYNEYVLLLMFTLIWFGVLGFIDDYIKLTQKNVPGLTDVSKLLFQSALGLILGLILYFHFTKFTWGTQLAIPFIKDFKPDVGPFYILIAAFFVVGMSNAVNLTDGLDGLAIGCSIIAGIAFAVVAYISGRVDFSNYLRIPYIPGSGELSVFCAALAGGSLGFLWYNCFPAQVFMGDTGSLTLGGILGLIAIIVKQEMLMIIIGGVFIAEAVSVLMQVSFYKMTKKRIFRCAPLHHHFQFKGWPEAKITLRFWIVAALLAVFGFVLL encoded by the coding sequence TTGCTCTATAATTTGTTTTCTTCGATACATTCGCTGGAAATATTTAAATACATATCCTCACGTTCATGTCTGGCTGCTTTTACTGCTTTTTTTATCAGTATACTTTTTGGTCGCTGGTTTATCAAGAAACTGAGGGCGTTGAAGGTCGGTGAGGATACAACAAAGAAAGATTCTGAAGAACTCAAGCGTATGCATTTTGACAAAAAGAATACGCCAACGATGGGGGGAATTATCGTAATTGTCTCTATCTTAATTTCCACGCTGCTTTGGTGTAATATCTATAATGAATATGTTCTCTTATTAATGTTTACGTTAATATGGTTTGGTGTGCTTGGATTTATTGATGATTATATCAAACTTACGCAGAAAAATGTGCCGGGGTTAACTGATGTGTCGAAGCTGTTGTTTCAATCAGCGTTGGGGCTTATTTTGGGATTGATATTGTATTTTCATTTTACCAAGTTTACGTGGGGTACACAATTGGCAATTCCTTTTATTAAGGATTTTAAACCCGATGTAGGGCCTTTCTATATATTGATTGCAGCCTTTTTCGTTGTGGGAATGTCAAATGCTGTTAATCTTACGGATGGCCTGGATGGTTTAGCAATAGGGTGCAGCATTATAGCGGGAATTGCTTTTGCGGTTGTTGCCTATATTTCAGGGAGGGTTGATTTTAGTAACTATTTAAGGATTCCGTACATTCCGGGAAGCGGGGAATTGAGTGTTTTTTGCGCAGCACTTGCGGGAGGGAGTTTGGGATTCTTATGGTACAATTGTTTTCCCGCGCAGGTTTTTATGGGGGATACAGGATCATTAACATTGGGAGGCATATTAGGACTCATTGCCATTATAGTAAAACAAGAGATGTTAATGATTATTATAGGGGGCGTCTTTATTGCAGAGGCAGTTTCTGTCCTTATGCAGGTTTCTTTCTATAAAATGACAAAGAAAAGGATTTTTCGTTGCGCACCCCTGCACCACCATTTCCAGTTTAAGGGATGGCCTGAGGCGAAGATCACCCTCAGATTTTGGATAGTCGCAGCCCTGTTGGCAGTATTCGGTTTCGTCTTATTATAA
- the ftsW gene encoding putative lipid II flippase FtsW: MKPWHFVIYVVVVLLGFSIVAVYSTDMTTVGSGGNGYQFMKHLLWILVGSVLLMAMSMVDYHYLQKLSIPILVISLILLLAVLLPGIGTVTNGARRWIRLNHILGIQPSELAKLAVIIFISSYIAKNHSRMSEFKCGFIVPIGVIALTSALVMKEPDFGTAAFIAILSLIMLIIGGTRIIFVCFTSIAFAPFIHKTLFEVSYRKDRLTAFLDPWKDPSGTGYHIIQSWIALGSGGLTGLGIGSSKQKLFFLPESNSDFIFTILGEEFGFLGAIVIITLFLLLLWQGLKIVHRTKDVFGFFLGLGITVMFGLQAIINIAVVSGIVPTKGIPLPFVSSGGSSLLFSMIGIGILVNVARQSVTGEISSLPIDKAEASEDTMDGLSLVRIWHKITSSIASFSWR, encoded by the coding sequence GTGAAACCATGGCATTTTGTTATCTATGTTGTCGTTGTCCTGTTGGGATTTAGTATTGTTGCGGTGTATAGTACAGATATGACAACTGTAGGATCAGGTGGAAATGGTTATCAATTCATGAAGCATCTTTTGTGGATACTCGTAGGCTCTGTGTTGTTGATGGCAATGTCAATGGTGGACTATCATTATTTACAGAAATTGAGTATTCCCATACTTGTTATCTCCCTCATCCTTCTTTTGGCTGTGTTATTACCAGGAATAGGCACGGTTACCAATGGCGCCCGCAGGTGGATTCGGCTCAATCATATTTTGGGTATTCAGCCCTCTGAATTAGCAAAGTTGGCGGTTATCATATTTATTTCGAGTTACATTGCAAAAAATCATAGTCGCATGTCTGAATTCAAGTGTGGCTTCATAGTGCCCATCGGTGTTATAGCGTTAACAAGTGCTCTCGTGATGAAGGAACCAGATTTCGGAACTGCTGCATTTATTGCAATACTGTCTTTAATTATGTTGATTATTGGGGGAACCAGAATTATTTTTGTTTGTTTTACTTCCATAGCTTTTGCGCCATTTATACACAAAACCTTATTTGAAGTTTCGTACAGAAAGGATAGATTGACGGCCTTTCTCGACCCTTGGAAAGACCCCTCCGGAACAGGGTATCATATAATTCAGTCGTGGATTGCCCTTGGGTCTGGTGGTTTGACAGGATTAGGGATTGGGAGCAGTAAACAAAAACTCTTTTTTTTACCGGAAAGCAATAGTGATTTTATATTTACCATTTTGGGTGAAGAGTTTGGTTTTCTTGGAGCGATAGTTATTATAACACTCTTTTTGTTATTACTATGGCAGGGGCTAAAAATTGTACATAGAACTAAAGATGTGTTTGGGTTTTTTTTGGGGCTTGGGATTACAGTAATGTTTGGATTACAGGCAATTATTAACATTGCGGTTGTCTCTGGCATTGTGCCAACAAAGGGTATTCCTTTACCTTTTGTTAGTTCGGGGGGATCTTCGTTGTTATTCTCAATGATAGGAATTGGTATTTTGGTTAATGTTGCAAGACAGTCTGTAACAGGAGAAATTTCCAGTTTACCAATTGATAAAGCAGAGGCCTCGGAAGATACAATGGATGGTCTCTCACTTGTGAGGATTTGGCATAAGATTACATCGAGTATAGCCAGTTTTTCCTGGCGATAG
- the murG gene encoding undecaprenyldiphospho-muramoylpentapeptide beta-N-acetylglucosaminyltransferase — protein MKVIFAGGGTGGHLMVGLSTAEEIHSRFHEAEIIFLGTDKKFEKRCVEQKGFQYRQIRAKKWGKSCKHIFPFIGTMFAGIVESFFVMRKCNPDIVVGLGGYASVAPVIVAKLLGVPSVLLEQNVIPGKANRFLARLVDEVYCHWRGPIKWFNKAKVVRVTGTPIRKDILFSQRSRSAEKFGLSPSKKTLLITGGSQGAQAINETILKCLPKLEALSNDLQIIHCTGEYGYEVAKAAYAQTKIDAFVCSFLDDMGAAFSMADIIICRAGATTIAEITAIGIPAILVPYPHAADNHQYWNAMELVSNGGGYLLPQLDLTPEKIVELVADLFHNKEKYDRMKMLSRGMGVPNAAVNVVDNICRVIGLKSTQFALIVG, from the coding sequence ATGAAAGTAATTTTTGCAGGGGGTGGCACCGGTGGGCATTTAATGGTGGGGCTGAGTACGGCAGAAGAAATTCATTCCAGATTTCATGAGGCAGAAATTATTTTTTTGGGGACGGACAAGAAATTTGAAAAGCGTTGCGTAGAACAGAAAGGATTTCAGTATCGGCAGATACGTGCGAAAAAATGGGGGAAATCATGCAAACACATCTTTCCTTTTATAGGTACAATGTTTGCTGGTATTGTTGAATCCTTCTTTGTGATGAGAAAATGTAACCCTGATATTGTGGTTGGTTTAGGAGGATACGCATCTGTTGCTCCCGTTATTGTTGCGAAATTGCTTGGTGTTCCATCAGTGTTACTTGAACAAAATGTAATCCCGGGGAAGGCAAATCGGTTTTTAGCAAGATTGGTTGATGAGGTATATTGTCATTGGCGGGGACCTATCAAATGGTTTAACAAAGCAAAGGTTGTCCGTGTAACAGGGACACCAATTCGGAAGGATATTTTATTTAGTCAAAGAAGTCGATCTGCTGAAAAATTCGGGTTAAGTCCTTCTAAAAAAACATTACTAATCACTGGTGGAAGTCAAGGGGCACAAGCGATTAATGAGACTATATTAAAATGTTTACCTAAATTAGAAGCATTGTCTAACGACTTACAAATAATTCACTGTACAGGTGAATACGGGTATGAGGTCGCAAAAGCTGCATATGCACAAACGAAGATCGATGCATTCGTTTGTAGTTTTTTGGATGATATGGGTGCTGCCTTTAGTATGGCAGATATAATTATTTGTAGGGCAGGTGCAACAACAATTGCGGAAATTACCGCAATTGGTATTCCCGCCATACTGGTACCATATCCACATGCAGCGGATAATCATCAATACTGGAATGCAATGGAATTGGTAAGCAATGGGGGAGGGTATTTACTACCGCAGCTTGATTTGACACCTGAAAAAATTGTAGAGCTTGTTGCCGATCTTTTTCATAATAAAGAGAAGTATGACAGGATGAAGATGCTTAGCCGGGGAATGGGGGTTCCGAATGCAGCCGTAAATGTTGTTGATAATATATGCAGGGTGATTGGTCTTAAAAGTACTCAATTTGCGCTGATTGTTGGCTAA
- the murC gene encoding UDP-N-acetylmuramate--L-alanine ligase codes for MQASKVSLEKQFNCRPLRGHCVYFIGIGGVGMSAIARILIKEGCIVAGSDVQTSSLISTLEEMGAKINTKQDGSLMPAETDMVVVSASISEDNPDLKTARKMGIKVVKYSQILGSLMKEKHGIAISGTHGKTTTSAMISTILKTAGLDPTFVIGGEVPDIGGNAHLGKGNLFVAEACEYDRSFLNLAPQVGVITNIEEDHLDYYENIEKIINAFGDFASSISKDGLLVINNRDDNIAVAVKRAHCKVETYSLDVSSDWRGEIISGGSDINRFKVFKNGKFFDDFLLKMPGAHNVLNALAATAVCTFIGVDRDSIKAALASFTGANRRFQIIGVKNDITIIDDYAHHPTEIRVTLKAARELYPEKRIWCVFQPHQYSRTRHLLTGFTKSFQNADKVILADIYAARDNDYEKTAMNSVKLYEETRNAGVDIRYIPQLCDIVHVLSSSVKRGDVVVTMGAGDVWKVAYDLASRF; via the coding sequence ATGCAGGCGTCCAAGGTATCATTAGAAAAACAGTTTAATTGTCGACCTTTACGTGGGCATTGCGTATACTTTATTGGTATTGGTGGTGTTGGAATGAGTGCCATTGCTCGTATTCTTATAAAGGAAGGTTGTATCGTAGCAGGTTCTGATGTACAGACGTCTTCTCTGATTTCCACGCTGGAAGAAATGGGGGCCAAGATTAATACAAAGCAGGATGGAAGTTTGATGCCGGCAGAAACAGACATGGTGGTTGTATCTGCGTCGATTTCTGAAGATAATCCAGACCTTAAAACTGCCCGTAAAATGGGCATAAAGGTAGTAAAGTATTCTCAAATACTTGGTTCATTAATGAAAGAAAAACATGGTATTGCAATCAGTGGTACTCACGGGAAGACGACTACAAGTGCAATGATCTCAACGATATTAAAAACAGCAGGGCTGGATCCGACATTTGTCATAGGGGGGGAGGTGCCGGACATTGGTGGCAATGCACATCTGGGAAAGGGGAATTTATTTGTAGCAGAGGCATGTGAATATGACCGGTCGTTTTTAAATCTTGCCCCGCAAGTGGGTGTAATTACCAATATTGAAGAAGATCATTTAGACTATTATGAAAATATTGAAAAAATAATAAATGCCTTTGGTGATTTTGCATCTTCAATTTCAAAAGATGGCTTGTTGGTTATAAATAATCGGGATGATAATATAGCTGTTGCAGTGAAAAGGGCACATTGTAAGGTAGAAACATATTCTCTTGATGTCTCCTCGGATTGGCGGGGTGAAATCATTTCGGGAGGTAGTGATATAAACAGGTTTAAAGTTTTTAAAAACGGCAAATTTTTTGATGACTTTCTGTTAAAAATGCCAGGGGCGCATAATGTGTTAAATGCACTGGCAGCAACTGCCGTATGTACATTTATAGGAGTGGATAGAGATTCCATCAAAGCTGCATTAGCATCCTTTACTGGAGCGAATAGGAGGTTTCAAATTATTGGTGTTAAAAATGACATTACGATAATCGATGATTATGCTCATCATCCTACAGAGATACGCGTTACATTGAAGGCGGCGCGGGAACTTTATCCCGAAAAGAGGATATGGTGCGTATTTCAACCCCATCAATATAGCAGAACACGCCATTTGTTGACGGGATTCACAAAATCTTTTCAAAATGCCGACAAAGTAATCCTTGCGGATATCTACGCTGCACGTGATAATGATTATGAAAAAACTGCAATGAATTCAGTGAAGTTATATGAAGAGACCCGTAATGCAGGTGTGGATATCCGATATATTCCGCAATTGTGCGATATTGTGCATGTTCTTTCTTCAAGTGTGAAACGCGGAGATGTTGTTGTGACTATGGGTGCTGGTGATGTGTGGAAAGTTGCTTACGATTTAGCTTCAAGATTTTAA
- a CDS encoding D-alanine--D-alanine ligase — protein MKPKNVAVLMGGVSPEREISLRSGNAVAKALVDAGFNVSCIDVKDEKIEELDHKEIDVAFIALHGYFGEDGGVQQLLELKGIPYTGSGVNASKLAMDKLATKKCFIDAGLRTPEYITVTEFRESIEIQHEVMRLGLPLVLKPTRNGSSIGITLVKDINNLQAALEKAFEFGYEVIIEKYVKGREFTVGILDDKPLPIIEIKPAMEFFNYDAKYKDTRTEYLIVKITPGENSDEADNTFRNIGFLLPSQYDEAQELALNAHKILGCRGFSRVDMLLGDQNKFSLLEVNTIPGFTKKSLLPKAARAAGISFSSLCEKIVDLAFRSTLVSVDEAIQN, from the coding sequence ATGAAACCCAAAAATGTTGCTGTTTTGATGGGGGGAGTATCTCCTGAACGTGAAATTTCATTGCGTTCTGGTAATGCAGTGGCAAAGGCATTAGTGGATGCAGGGTTTAATGTTTCCTGCATTGATGTGAAAGACGAGAAGATTGAGGAATTAGATCACAAAGAAATAGATGTTGCTTTTATTGCTTTACATGGATATTTCGGTGAGGACGGGGGAGTACAACAACTTTTGGAATTAAAAGGGATTCCATACACAGGTTCCGGTGTCAACGCCAGTAAGCTTGCCATGGATAAATTAGCAACAAAAAAATGTTTTATCGACGCGGGTCTTAGAACGCCAGAGTATATTACTGTAACAGAATTCCGGGAATCGATTGAGATACAGCACGAAGTAATGAGACTCGGGTTACCATTAGTGTTAAAACCCACAAGGAATGGCTCCAGCATAGGCATAACACTTGTGAAAGATATTAACAATCTTCAAGCAGCTTTAGAAAAGGCATTCGAATTTGGATATGAGGTGATTATAGAGAAATACGTAAAAGGGAGGGAATTCACTGTTGGTATATTAGATGACAAGCCATTGCCCATTATTGAGATCAAACCGGCAATGGAATTTTTTAATTATGATGCGAAATACAAGGATACTAGAACAGAATACCTGATTGTAAAAATAACCCCAGGAGAGAATAGTGATGAGGCTGATAACACCTTCCGTAATATCGGGTTTCTCCTGCCTTCCCAGTACGACGAAGCACAAGAACTGGCTTTAAATGCGCATAAGATACTTGGTTGCAGAGGTTTTTCGAGGGTTGACATGCTATTAGGCGACCAAAATAAGTTCTCTTTATTAGAAGTGAATACAATTCCTGGTTTTACTAAAAAAAGCTTGCTGCCCAAGGCTGCGAGGGCGGCAGGTATATCCTTCTCTTCTTTATGTGAAAAAATTGTGGATCTTGCTTTCCGGAGTACACTGGTAAGTGTCGATGAAGCAATACAAAATTAA
- the gspD gene encoding type II secretion system protein GspD, which produces MIKRAFLGITIFVLFAIGCNVTQVKQSDFVPFKKPVTLSTTTEEVEKKPWEYEISTKKEAIEEKKEGIPDEFIFKEEHKRPEPSLRKPEYTGEKIDIAFNFDNAEIKDVLQIILGEILNVNYILDKRVGGTINLHATGQVYKEELLSMLNTLLYVYDFAIMKDGDLYRILPKAETRPETNIVIYGDKIPPWDKNIMIQIVPLQYENPKNLNATLRPFMTNVGNIVTHGDSPYIILIETASNMEKLLTIIKTFDVPFFAGRAIKFFDFKYVDGKNVAKDLTTLAQSLGAKAGAEGEISFVPFSDSNKMLVVTKLPELLPKIDLWIKNIDVPPTELEEETKVYVYKVQHQKAETIVPVLTQIYTEKMAAQPKVVGKTQPEAMKIVADAKTNTIVIKALPTDYKAIKAIVEAIDATPQQVFIEALILEVDLISSLDYGTEWTLDSGNLKLFQLFRSDTLARQAGKPTLMYSKGNFELLMDILATRSNARVLSAPHILIRDEQPASIQVGSEVPILTSTSQTTGTTVSFEQIQYRDTGIILTVTPHIAENDFITLDIKQEVSNVAEGAGVRDSPIFSTRQAETSLVIKSGHTITLGGIIEQKDSKSVRKVPLLGDIPYLGNLFKTTEIDNSRTELIMLITPYIANNAEEADSLTNAFQKKLKEIEPLITQSVTESEKY; this is translated from the coding sequence ATGATTAAACGTGCATTCTTAGGCATTACAATTTTTGTGTTGTTTGCAATTGGTTGTAATGTTACCCAGGTAAAACAATCTGACTTTGTGCCGTTTAAGAAACCTGTTACTCTTTCTACAACAACTGAAGAGGTAGAAAAAAAACCCTGGGAGTATGAAATTTCAACTAAAAAAGAGGCTATAGAAGAGAAAAAGGAAGGGATACCGGATGAATTTATCTTTAAAGAAGAACATAAAAGACCCGAACCTTCACTCCGTAAACCAGAATATACAGGGGAGAAAATCGATATTGCATTTAACTTCGATAATGCAGAAATAAAAGACGTTCTCCAGATTATATTGGGTGAGATTCTCAATGTTAATTATATCCTGGATAAACGAGTTGGAGGTACGATTAATCTTCACGCCACCGGACAGGTCTACAAAGAGGAACTCCTTTCGATGCTCAATACACTGCTTTATGTCTATGATTTTGCTATAATGAAAGATGGTGATTTATACAGAATACTTCCCAAAGCAGAAACCCGCCCGGAGACGAATATTGTTATTTATGGAGATAAAATTCCCCCCTGGGATAAAAATATCATGATTCAAATAGTTCCCCTTCAATATGAGAACCCCAAAAACTTAAATGCGACTTTAAGGCCATTTATGACAAATGTTGGGAATATTGTTACGCATGGTGACTCACCCTATATAATACTTATTGAAACTGCCTCAAATATGGAAAAATTGCTTACCATAATAAAGACCTTTGATGTTCCCTTTTTTGCTGGTAGAGCCATAAAATTTTTTGATTTTAAATATGTCGATGGCAAAAACGTGGCTAAAGATCTTACTACCCTTGCTCAATCGTTGGGTGCAAAAGCAGGTGCTGAGGGAGAAATCAGCTTTGTGCCATTTTCTGACTCCAATAAAATGTTGGTTGTTACGAAGTTACCGGAACTTTTGCCAAAAATCGATCTTTGGATAAAAAATATTGATGTTCCACCGACAGAATTGGAGGAAGAGACGAAGGTGTATGTATATAAAGTACAACATCAAAAAGCTGAGACGATTGTGCCGGTTCTCACACAAATTTATACTGAAAAGATGGCAGCACAGCCTAAGGTAGTCGGGAAGACACAGCCTGAAGCTATGAAGATTGTGGCCGATGCGAAGACAAATACCATCGTTATTAAGGCGTTGCCTACTGATTATAAAGCTATAAAAGCGATTGTTGAGGCTATAGACGCCACCCCTCAACAAGTATTTATTGAAGCGCTTATTTTAGAAGTCGACCTTATTAGTAGTTTAGACTACGGGACTGAATGGACTTTGGATTCAGGAAATTTGAAATTATTCCAATTGTTTAGATCGGATACCCTTGCAAGACAGGCCGGTAAACCAACCCTGATGTATTCCAAAGGCAACTTTGAACTCCTGATGGATATCCTTGCAACAAGAAGCAATGCAAGGGTATTATCAGCGCCTCATATCCTGATACGCGACGAACAGCCGGCAAGTATACAAGTCGGCAGCGAAGTGCCTATTCTTACAAGCACTAGTCAGACTACGGGTACCACTGTTTCGTTTGAGCAGATACAGTATCGTGATACCGGTATCATTCTTACCGTGACTCCTCACATTGCAGAAAATGATTTTATTACATTGGATATAAAACAGGAAGTGAGCAATGTTGCAGAAGGGGCAGGCGTCCGTGATTCACCTATATTTTCTACCCGTCAGGCAGAAACCTCCTTAGTAATAAAGAGTGGGCATACGATAACTTTAGGAGGTATAATCGAACAGAAAGATAGCAAAAGTGTAAGGAAGGTACCCCTCCTGGGGGATATTCCTTATTTGGGTAATTTATTTAAAACTACAGAAATTGATAATAGTAGGACCGAGTTGATCATGTTAATAACCCCCTACATTGCAAATAATGCGGAAGAAGCAGATTCATTGACCAATGCCTTCCAGAAAAAATTAAAAGAAATAGAACCGTTAATAACACAAAGTGTAACCGAAAGTGAGAAATACTAA
- a CDS encoding type II secretion system protein, translating to MRNTKIKNENGFTILEVMVALAIMGISIGIFFGSIGNSSRLRGKIDEHTKLLLLARTKMEEAFLGILGNKYIKFNEKKTFEGVTKDGIPWKVSEVNKYKEAMNKIDINTTVIGENFMEEVPPEGTTLLSTLVEGISIETIFFTEESEKGPEEDDNEEQETGTEED from the coding sequence GTGAGAAATACTAAAATCAAGAATGAAAATGGTTTTACCATCCTTGAAGTTATGGTTGCCTTGGCGATTATGGGGATCTCTATCGGGATTTTTTTTGGTTCGATTGGTAATTCGTCCAGGTTAAGAGGAAAGATCGACGAACACACAAAATTACTACTTCTTGCGAGAACAAAAATGGAAGAGGCTTTTTTGGGTATACTTGGTAATAAATATATCAAGTTTAATGAGAAGAAAACTTTTGAAGGTGTCACGAAGGATGGTATTCCATGGAAGGTATCAGAAGTGAATAAATATAAAGAAGCAATGAATAAAATTGATATAAATACAACGGTTATTGGGGAAAATTTTATGGAAGAAGTTCCGCCTGAAGGGACCACGTTGCTTAGTACACTCGTGGAAGGAATAAGTATTGAAACGATTTTTTTCACTGAAGAATCCGAGAAAGGACCCGAAGAGGATGATAACGAGGAGCAGGAGACAGGAACTGAAGAAGACTAG